TCAGTAAGAGACCATATTACATGTCCCAATCCATATGGTATacttccattatatttttttacctGTGTAAACATCGAAGTTTACACAATATCCTGTGTCTGGTTCACAAAATTCCCATACCTTGATCACCTATTTAGTGGGTTTGGCAGGCATGTACTGCCGAAAATGTACTCTGCCTTTATAACCTATCATGGCTTCATCTACACAGATTTTTCTCAGGTAGATACATAGTTTAATAAGTATtaaggagtaaatcaattacaagATTTACTTTGTACAGGGGATTGTAGTTTGGGTGGTTTTTGCTGGGGACATTAGCAgaatcaaatgtaaatagtgagATATTTTCGAATACCTTGTCTTCGACATTATACTTGCGATATATGGATCATCATACCTTATATCAAGACTCTTGTAGTTCCACAGTCGAGGAAGCTCTCTAACACCAAACATAATATTGATTGTGAAAAACACTCTCATTTCTGCAGTATTAGTTGGCTGCCATTGTGGATCGTTTCTTCCGTGAATAGAAATTATACGTTGCGCAtatttgtttgttccctctgtaacattttcaaaaaaactttctggtaaaaataaaaatagatagtcCAATGGTTGAGCATCAGGAAGTAAATTGTTGCAGACCAGCGAAATCAGGAATAGTGATTGGTGTTGTAATCTTTGATCATGTTGCCATGTttacaatatcattttcatcactttcgtCCTCAAAATTTTCCTCATCTGACGATTTTTCACTAATATTGATATCAGATTCGTCTGAGGACAAAATactcttgttttcatttatattttctatatcgtCAAGAGTTTTCTATACCTTCAAAGTTGGAATCGCTACTTGCTGACActatttcattaaaaactaaGGTACAGACTTCTCTTCAAACGCTGAAAAAAAACCATGTCTAAACCATTTCacagtatttatacttgaataaaggTGGGAAAGACTTTATCTCGCATTGTCTCAAGACTATGAGAATTCaatgtgatttgtttatttttattttttatttatttttttagctaTTTCATAGAGCAgttggatttggccagtttgaacaaataGAGGGGAATTAATTTTGGCCGGTTTGAACACTAAAGGTTTAAtatatagtaaaacaaaaaacaattcacAATATCATATATCAAACTAGATCTTGCCAGCATTACCCTGTTGACCAACCAGCTcatcatttgatttttttcagtTCATGTCATTTCTTGTACTGTTGTAATAAAGGTTCACAAATGTTCCATTTCttctgtatataaaaaattaGACATTGAAGCAGTAATATGAAGTCCTAAACAAAAATAGTTTCAAGACTATCCATTTGTCTTAACTTGACTTCCTCAGTGACATAATTATGAATACAAGTGTAATGGACAGTGTAATTGAAGACTTTATTTCCTATTAAAATTTAAGCATTTGTGATCATTCTCTAATTTATAGTCAAAGAAATGTGGTTTTTGTGTTCAaacatatgtgatgtgtgtagtAAGGAATGACTCAAGATGTAAAAGTGATATGGTAATTTGGAACAAATTCTTGTCTTAAAAACTAAATATTGATATGAAACAACTTAGTACTTATAAACTGTATTTATAAACTCTCATGCAAATGTACAAGATGTTCAGTACTTCTATTCCACATTGTAAAAGCAAACCATGATTTATGAAAATTGCAAAGCTGCAACGAGTGAAATAGGGTGGTGGGGATTTTAATACAactattatataaaatgtaaggATAAAAGCACGGATCTCAAATTCGAGGAAAGTTAAGGACCATTGTGTAGTGGAGAGGAGGCAGGCCAAAATGAAAGTGTGACATGGAGAGGTGTAGGTGTTAAAATTGCAACAAAACTGATGAATAAATGAAACACATTGAATTTCAGATTTGCAACTGtcattttaaataatgtttttattgtcTGATAGTCCGTGTTTTTTAAGCATCTAGAGTTTATAATATTTGgcttaaaataatttaaatatgctTGTCTTAAAAATAGATTGTAAAATGTTCATCTCCTTAATCTTGAGTGCAATGCAAATGTTTTTTCGTTGTTGAAAAGAACTATTCTTAAGGAAATTTGTCATGTGGAAGAGACTAGTAAAAATCTGGAACACCAACCTCTGCATATTTCTGTCTCAGTGGGCTATTGTACAAAAGCACCACCAACTTTATGTGAATTAAAATCAGTATTCAGTGGAAGAGTAAAAACCTTTATATTCTTTCCTAATGTGAGAAATATAGTACTTTGAATTCTGGCATAATATGAtattacatgcaaacaaaaatgtcTTACCTTACATCACAAATAGTGTACAGGCTGTGTTTTATATAaagtcttataaaaaaaaaaatcctggttAAAGCAGGTCTCTAAAATAGATAATCAAACCTCTATGGGACAAACAGAAGTTAGAAGTAATAAATCTGTTCCTTAAGGAAGCCACAGTCCCTTTTTTGTCACTGCCTGCACAATATGTATTTACTAAAATATCTTTCAACAACTTCATTGCTTATCCTGACTGAAACATTGACTTACATATGATCTGTGAGAGGTTTTGCACTTTGCacagaatttctctctctctctctctctctctctctctcgtactgATCTTTAAAATTACAGGTCATCACTTAATGAGTTGCTTATTAAAAACTTGTAAACAATTAATGATGACTAGATATTGTGGTCTTGAGTGGGCTATGTCTGAGAATAAGATGTTGTCCTGACTAGATTGCTCATAATGAAAGTCTGCTTGGTCAGGGTTAAAGAAAAATATGGTATCTCTATACAATACACACTGGAAATAAGGAGTCTTGAGGCTGACTCTAACTTGGGTGTTTACAATTAACACTTAGCATATATTTTTTAAGCTTGAAAATCTTGAGTCATCAACTGTTCGGTTTTCAATTAATCTGTCTAATatattgtttatgcatatgtgttttaaAATGATAGTGGCCTGCATCCCAGAAATAAAATGCTCTGTTGTATGATGGTGATTATTTATTTGctatatttgatataaatttcaGTGACTGGAATGTTTAATGTGTATCATGTCATTAACAAGTTGAACAGGGGTGTATTGGGGATGTGCTGTGTTTGTCTGCATTTTCTGTTCAAAGGTAGAGTGCATAGGCTGTGTGCAACCTACTTTGacactgaaattaatatttctctgtTATTATGACTAATATGTATTGACTAAAGTTCAGACTTCAGTGTATGTTGATAGTGGTAGTGCTGGATGTATGGAAAATATAGGTATATGGTCATCAAAATATTCGTTACATGGAATTGACTGTCATGAAAGTGGAATAAACTGGCTTTGCAGAAATGACATTAGTAGTGGTAGGAGCTCAAAAAAGTTATTTCAGTTACTGGATAATCATTGCAGAATTATCAGCTGAAGACTAGAATAGTCAGGTAACTCAGCTATTTAAACCTTTTTGTTACTATATCTCTATCTTCAtttcaattaagtttgaaaataattttgtaaaataaaacttATTAGGGTGGCTTTTTTAACTTGTGTTAGTGGGTTCCAGTATGATGCATATGGTCAAATGGAAATGAAACTTTGTTTTTAGCAAAATTTATCAGAGGAATATAATTTGCATTTGTATAATGAAATAATGTTTGGcactatttaatttttatttggataaatttttgattttggtGCCCAGCAATCTGTCTAGTTTGGTTACAGAATCTGAACCACAGAGTAGCAATGCCTGTTGTTGGGAAACAGATTGATCTGCTATTGAGTATGAAAACCatgttaacaaaaataaaattaatatgtttATGTTGTGAAAATTGTTGATTTCTagtaatgtttttaatttttacaaaataGGTTTTACAGTAACAATTCAAGCTTTGTTCATGGTGGTATTGAGAAAGTTGGCGAAGAACAGCAACCTGTTGTGGGTCAAGATGTAAGTGATATTTTCATAGTTTGCTGACCATAATGATGTTCAGTTCATTTAGAATTGAGAAAAGCCCTACTTCagatttctatattatttctaaaataagtatttattttatgaatggaGTTGTTGGCTGTCCAACTATTTTTGGCAGTATAAGTGCCAAGGtgttttcttatttgcttttccTACTAATTTATCATCAGCTTCTCAATCACAATTATACTGCCAGTTTACATATCCGTATTATGAAAACTTAATTTTTACTTCTTCCAATAATATTTCTCctgaaatgtgtatgtgcatacaaaatCAAAAAAGTGCTAACATATGTTCGTGGTAAAAAAGCGTGCAGCCTGAAAATATAGTTGACATCAATGCAAAGTTTTTCTGAAACTAGTTTTAATTAGAACTTGCTCTTAGTCTTCTATCACAATTTTGCATTGAgcattttgataatttttatatacaaataaccTGTGCATGTATTCACTAATTACACTGAAATTACATTAAATGCTTTCAAATTAGATTAAAGTTTTACATAAATTGTTTGCATCTTTAATTTCACATTGGTCTCAGtgtcttatttaaaaaaatttttcagaaCATCCATAAGAAAATTTTATCTCTGAACTTCAGTGATTGTCGAACAAAGATCCGCCAGGTAGACAGTCAATTTACGGTATCAAATGCAGTGTTAATTCAAGTaagcttttctttattttacttggaTCTTGCAAATGttttatgaatttatgcatgctattttcatttttgttttgaagtCTAATTAATgctttcttcatattttgtatgtctcttattattttacatttgttcaACTATTTgagtgttaaatatttttatccacATTTGTTGgataattattaaattttgtgAGTTTTTACACTTGTCTCTTAACCTGCAATTTTCAAAATCTAAATACTGCAATAAATCCTTGCATCATGATGTAGGTCCAAAATAGTGATTCTTTCCAATGACTTTGTGGATATTTCCTGAACACGTTTGCAATTTTAATCACTCCAGATGTTGGTAGAAGGTATTGGCAAGACATTCACATCTTTTCTCTTATGCTTACCTTCATGTATCTTTCCCTGCTATTTTAAATTGAAACCATTGCTCACTTCATTTATGGATTTTATTTGAATATGAATGAGAAACTTTCCATTTATCGAAATTTTgagataatttttaaatttaaattttcaggTTACAGGGGAACTATCCAATTATGGCCAGCCAATGCGCCGTTTCATGCAAACTTTTGTATTGGCGCCGCAGTCACCCAAAAAATATTATGTCCATAATGACATATTTCGTTACCAGGATGAAGTATTTCCAGATTCTGAATCTGATGTAGAAAATTTTGAAAGTGGTGGTACGTtggcttttttctttctgttgtgcTAAAAGtgttaagaaataattttatttctgattatcttaaatattttttaacttttcCAGGCTCTGAGCAGGAAAACACTGAAACTGTTACTCAAACAGGACCAATACAAGAATCGGTATCACAATATTATGAGCCGCCATCTGTTTTAAGGTATATATTGACACCCATTTTGAAGTAAGGAATGCCcatattctctttctcccttGGTATTTCATGGATGGTGTTAACTACTAAATTAAGATTGTAAAGATATAGCAATATATAATTCTTCTTGAAGCAAATTAactaattctttaaatttttctgttataAACCTGTTTTGCAATCAGAGATTACACCTAATAGTCTTCAAATTTGAAAAATCTTCCCATTTCCATTAACACTTCAGGTGAGTGATTAGAAAACCCCAGGGATGAATTCTTTAGAAAAGATCTCTTTTCATATATAGGTGGTGAGGAGTGGAATACTTGTGTATTAATAGcagattaaccctttcgttaccaaaccgcccCAAAAAAAATTTGGCTCATGTGACCAAACCGCCCctaatcacctattcatatttaaatgaggaTATCcgagcaaatctcgttagtacattcgtgaaaacacgtgattatttgtgtaaacggttcagctatagttttgtacgacgatcgacatgtttttttaattttgtgaattttgtgagatttttttccaaatttgttcctgttgtgttttcaaaatttgtaatcctgacaaaaaaatggatacgaattttattctgtcaagcagcgagtcagaattcgaaggattttccgttgaagaccttgataaatctaactctgtaaccgaaaaaaaaacaaaaaacaagtggTATTTGATAATGAATCTGTTTCATTTTCCGAAAATGAAAGCAGTGAATCCGAGAGCTCCAATGATAGcgataaagagaatgaattagTACCTGAATggagtgaaaatttaaaaactccttctttcagtgatttttcTTAAGAAACTGGACCAAGTCACAGTCTTATCCAGGAGAGTAAAGCTTTAgactatttctttttgctttttccgaTGTACCTATTTGAATTGATTACGGCGGAAACAAACCGTTACGCTGAATGTAAACAAGGCATAAAAAAGGATAGTTTGTGGTTTCCCACAAACTTGAATGAAATTAaggcatattttgccataaatattattatgggcatTAGAAAGTTAcctagaataacaaattactggagtagTGATGAACCCATTGGAGACGAATATGTCTCAAGTATAATGACGAGGATACGGTTTTTAAAATTAACTCAATATCTACGTGTAAGAGACACGATCAGTATACCAGTACGTGGATAACCAGACTTTGATCccatatttaaaataagacccctcattGACTGTGTTCAGaacacatataaaacagtttATAGATGAGGATATGGTGGGCTATAAAGGCTGAGTGCGTTTTCgacagtatatgccaggaaagcccacaaaatgggggatcaaagtttggaagaTTTGTGAATCATACTGGGTGGGTACTGCTCTGGATTTGAATTTTATACAGGCAAAAGAGACAGTAATTTatccagtaatgtgcacaactcttctataataatattttgttgtatacccaattgaatattagctaataacccattttctatagtGATGcttgaacaaaaattttaataattttttattttgttgaatttacctgtaattagtcactttgtgacaaaaattttggtatagaattggttgagaacctttcgttaaattatcttccaaaaatcacattaatatgttgataaataaaaaaagttagagttgtttaatgaaaccagactaaatttatgattatgttagaaattaattgaaacacatattttggttagaaatatggtaacgaaagggttaagaatgaAATGAATCTGACAAATGCAATTATTGAGAAGTGAGAATATTAGGCATTAAAGCAGTAAAACAATCTGCTGGGTATTTGGTGAGGCAGTTTTCTCATTTGGAACATTTGGATCCATTAAGTCATTAGGTGAAATGTGTGAAGAAATAATTTGTGgttaattccccccccccccctctctcctaGTTCAATTTCTAATTAAAATCCATCATTTTAGTAATGGAAATGCTGATATAGATGAAGGACCAGATTCACCTGCTGAGAAATCGGTGGAAGAAGAACCCAAGGAAGAAGTTGTTGAAGAGCCAGTATCAGAGCCGGAGAAAGAACTGGAAATCAAGACCCCAGAGCCAGAACCTGTTCCAGAGGCACCTGGTAAGTTTTGTCTTGCTCAAATTGACAAACTTATTGAAAATTCTTCATAAtgaattttgttatattatttgtgTTGTAATTTGAATATTTAGATGTCTTGTGGGCCTGTCTTGCACCTTCTGTCAAGTTTATTTTCTACTTGACAAGGTTTTAGCTTTATGGTTGACATTGCCACTGAATTTTTCATTACCAGCATGTTAATGGTAGTATAAATAGTTACATTTCTTGTAAACTCAATTGCTAAAAATCCAAATAACTTGGAACAAGATGTTCAGCTTCCATGTTGGCAAGGGCTGAACAGCCTGAGAGGGTCTGATCAGAGGACAGTGTCATGCACCAGTATCTTATTTGATGTGgttgcccttcctagtgccaaccattttatagtgtcctgtgtggcaccagcactatgaATGATTACTTTGTAACTTACAAGGCTAAGGGTATAAAGTAACTATTACTGGAGAACAAGAAAATGAACCGTGATTCTATGAAGAGGGATGAGAGTTAGTGAGAAGATGGGATGGATTGTGAAGGAAGTCTAGGGATATCTAACATTGTAGAGGGCAAGTATGGACAGGTGTGAGGAGGGAAAGGAGAGAAGTAGCAAGACTGAGAGAAATCAGTCATTGAAGGGAAGAGGTGTGGGTGGCAGTAAAGGGGTCAGGAAGGTAGCAGTAGACTAGGTTATTGAATATTTCAGCTGAAAAacccaataaaaacaaaatttatggaGGTGAGAAAGTGTAGAGGGTGGCGTGATGATTAGTAGTGTTGAACTAACCATTTAACATCATGCGACTCTTCTCTAATGTTGGTGGTGCAACAAGAATGGTTGCATTAACTCTCAGATTTACAGTATTCCATTCTATAACTTCAATAATAGTTGTTTTCTGGTTTTGTGTGTAAAATCAAGATTTAAAGTTTAACTGAATAGTTTTGATCTCTATAGTGTTACGTAAATCataactgaatattttatatttttctgtgacGGTCAAAATCAAAGGATTTAACTAGTAATTGTTGaggggtttgttttttttctctcccatttcATGTAATGGGAAATAGAACTGTACCTTTTGCATAatggtttaataatattattaggtaTACATTATTTTCtcgaaatataaagatttatttgctttattataatgcttttttgttttttttatgttttcattcagTGTTCCATCTCTTGTCTTGTtactttgctttttcttcttcaattgtGTTATGTTGGAGAAAGTGTATTGTTTTGTCTTTACTTCGTTTAACCACTTGATTGACTATTATAACAAAAGCTAGTTGGTTGGTTCATTTTACATTCAGGTGTAACATTTCTGCTGGACCACACAATTTTAACCCTCTATAAACTTTGAATGTTCTTCATATCGTGGAATCTCAACTCCTTGCTAAAAGTTGTTGCTATTGATTATGAAACCAtcgatattttaaaatcttatctatatatttcaatAGTAACTGATAATAAATGAGGCTGCTGTTTGTGTGTGGAGAGTTTCTTTTTGAAAATGCTGGTAGCTGATGCAAAAATAACTTTAATGGGGGCTTAGACATTACTATTAACAATTTATCCAAAATATCAAATCAACTGAACAGGAGTGTATTCCTAATTTTCAACACCTGAAGATTGATAATTAAGTTGGTTTGctcatatattcatttaacttATTTCTTGGAAATCTGGGTCATGAATTAATAGAATTGCTaaagcattggataaaatgctctGCTGAATTTGTTTGGCTCTGTGcaaaggtcaaatttgcctttcatccttctcagGCTGATAAAGTACCatttaaatactggggtcagtttgcaAACACCTCCCGTCATATTTCAGAGCTTTTGCTTATGtaaaaaacttattttattggaaatctatattatatttagtGGACATATTTCAAATGTGCATTACAGATAAGTCTTAAGTATTGTAAGTTCTGCAATCTTTATTTCAGAATTACATAGCTAGTATAATCTGTTTTGGTTTTCAATAAAATACTTTAAACTTCACTCACATTTTCCCCACATATAGGATCATACTTGAATGATCAACTGTAACAAAAGTGTATTTCACATAATTTATGGCCAAGTTCTCTAATTTTCGTAAAATTATTGTTTTCAGCTTCgtttttgtaaaaaatatatttaaaaaaaaaataatataaagaatatgagtGGAGATTGAACCAGTGTGTTTGTTAAGGCAATATGACAatatgactctccctagacacaacaaaatattgttTTCGGTATATTTATaggatttaatttttgtttcagtgGAACCAAAGCCAGTTTCTTGGGCAAGTTTGGCCAGCAAGAATGCTCCTCCATCTCAGCCATCAACCACTAGTGCAGGGCCTGCAGGTCATGCCCAGCCTTTAGGGAAAACTCAAGCTACACGGAGTGATGTTAAATTGGATATGAATCAAGGTCCACAACCTCAGAGGGCTCGGTAAATtgaatttgaagatattttaaagCATTGAACTTTTTCATATCAGATTAGTTTTTAATTGAAATGTAACTTTGTTTGCTATCACTAGAGAGTGGGGGGTTGGGTTTCTCTTTTCTGTGTTCACCagtgtagaaataaaatatattgctatttGTCATGATGTGTTAATTATGATTGATATTGTCAATATTATAGGAACCCAAGAGAACGTATACGAGAACGAGAGAGAACAAGTGCAAGTAGGACTGATGATGGGGATTCCGACAGTCTCAGTGGTCGCAGAGGGTCAAGATATCCTGACAGTCATCAACTCTTTGTTGGCAACTTACCGCACAACATTACTGAGAAAGAACTGCGAACCTATTTTGAAAGTATGTTTTCCTCCCCTTCTCATTCAAGGTTTTTCATGTAATATCTTGAATTACTTTTGTGAGAGTAATTTTCAATAATAtccaagtttttaaaatttttttgttatatccTGTATTATAACAGCATACTTCACCGTCAGCATGACTGGCTGCAAATGACGTACCTCACTAACTGCCCCACTTGTGGCTGTCTACTATTTATTTGTAGTGGAGAGGCCCACCTCTCACTTGCgagtgtcttttttttcttttttcccctttctcaTACCACAGAGAAATTATTACATAGTTCTCCAATATTCAACTTTTGgcaattattgtttttttctttcaacaaaatCTTTTTTCAATTAtcacagaaaatttattttatagttctcCGATATACATCTATCGCCCCCCACCACCTCTAATGTATTACATATTCGAACCATACTATTCGAATGTATGCCACAGGTGGTACTGGCTTTGTATTCTTACCAGTAGCGCTACAAACACATGAGTGACCTGACTGAAATCCTTCAACAGgcttgtattatttttttgtgtgttccaGGTAGTACTCCAGAGATCTTTCTtaagcagaattttttttttttccccccgtcATAGTCTAttatttcatagaatttttttttgtctccaaaTTTTTCCTTGTATCCTTGgtgttttcaaatttttccttATATTCTGTGGTCATTGTTGTATCCTGTCTGTTTTCGAAACCTTTGTCACCACTATTATGTCTTGCTCAACACTTATGTCCTGTATTATGACATACTTCACCGTTGATCCTGACTGACCCGAACTGCGTGACTGGCCATGAACAGTGTACCTCGCCAACTGCCTCACTCATTGTGGCTGTCTACTATTTATTTGTAGTGGAACAGCCCACTTCACTCACACGGTTGTGTCCTCCACAACACTTATGTTATatggaaaaatattcttttaattctcTTAGTTTCTGCCTGAAGTCTGCTAGAGCActattttctaaatttctgtaatttttaaatatttaaacatagttGCATTAATTTTCTTCTGTGTGCTTGCAGTTCCTCactttttattttctgctttggTAATTAACTGTATTTTAGTACATTGATAAAGAATGTATCCTCTCCTTTCCTTGTTAAGGCTGTTGATTTActtgtaaaacatttaaaaacattttgggaAAGTTGGTTTTCAGAATACATTTGTGAATAGACAAAAGATGAATTTTCTAGTTCGATATGGTGTTTTAATATCATTGCTACATTGTTTAAATTAATCTCAAATTTCAGTGTATATGATGTGCGTCAAAAGCTATTAATCTAAATACTCTGTTTCAAATGATTCCTAAATTTAGATGTTTAATAAATCCACTTCAATGAGGAATTGGGAGCACAACAGGTTCTTACCTATATATTCTATAGAACTTTGTCTAAAATCTTTTCTaagtaagaaattattaaaattttgtttaaatatcaccATATACATATCAGTCAACAATATTCTGATGGAGTAAATAGCAATTGTACAACAAATTGAAGTTGAAGGAATTCCTGTAAAAACAGGAGGTAACCATATAAGTAATGTAATTTGTCAATGCGACTAAAATTATAAAACCAAATTCCCAATCATTAAATTTGGCCTTTTATCGCACATAACAAGGCAATTAACTCTTCAGTTTGTAAACTACAGACAATGCACAGGACTCCATTTGTTTACCAGTCCTAAAGCACGTATTACAAAAATCTTTGCTCTGCCCTTTAGTTAGGAACTCTCTAATATAAAGGGAGAAAACCGCTTATCATTCATTTCTGTTCTGTACACCAATCATTGCAGGACTgggctcatttttttttttttaagttattgAAAAATACTAGGTAAATTCTGAAACTGGAGTATATCCTCCTCGTGCTTGACAAAAATTGCCCTGATTTTGTCAAATTTATCGTTTCTTTATTCATACTTAGTCTAGTAATTGGGGAAAATGAAGTCAATGCTTAACTCAAGTGAGTGTTGGAAATTTtggaaaatagatatttaagTTTTTACCTCATTCTTTCTGAAATCAATTCATCATTTTCACTATTGATGTCCAACTTGTCTTGAAACCTGTTATCTTGCTGCATTCAAAACCCCTCCGAAATTACTGCACCAACTGGTTGATTATGTCAAAAACTAGTTTGAGAATGGTATGTACTTTCTGCTCCTTCTAGGAAGATAGCAATACAGAATAGGAACCAACTCTACATTCATGCatttaaaaacttgaaaaaaaaaagtgaaataatttatctgaagttttttttttttcttttttagattatGG
This genomic interval from Octopus bimaculoides isolate UCB-OBI-ISO-001 chromosome 4, ASM119413v2, whole genome shotgun sequence contains the following:
- the LOC106880498 gene encoding ras GTPase-activating protein-binding protein 2 gives rise to the protein MVMEEPCPQWVGREFVRQYYTIMNEAPNFLHRFYSNNSSFVHGGIEKVGEEQQPVVGQDNIHKKILSLNFSDCRTKIRQVDSQFTVSNAVLIQVTGELSNYGQPMRRFMQTFVLAPQSPKKYYVHNDIFRYQDEVFPDSESDVENFESGGSEQENTETVTQTGPIQESVSQYYEPPSVLSNGNADIDEGPDSPAEKSVEEEPKEEVVEEPVSEPEKELEIKTPEPEPVPEAPVEPKPVSWASLASKNAPPSQPSTTSAGPAGHAQPLGKTQATRSDVKLDMNQGPQPQRARNPRERIRERERTSASRTDDGDSDSLSGRRGSRYPDSHQLFVGNLPHNITEKELRTYFENYGRVVELRINTKSGGGKLPNFGFVVFDTAEPVQHILSVKPIKYNGEHRLNVEEKKPRGAGGSGPEGGRPMSGRGGRGALGSGTARGSIMGGNMSGGRAGIRPSSGGGNRQDNRLGGLGSAGGRGGPGTGGGGGGARR